A portion of the Achromobacter sp. MFA1 R4 genome contains these proteins:
- a CDS encoding indolepyruvate ferredoxin oxidoreductase family protein gives MNAPLPPGVADTHGLSLDDKYAQPTGRVYLSGTQALVRLPLMQKQRDVQAGLNTAGYVSGYRGSPLGGLDQALWKAKGHLKANDVVFQPGLNEDLAATAVWGSQQLNLFPGAQRDGVFGMWYGKGPGVDRSVDVLKHANSAGSSAHGGVLMLAGDDHAAKSSSVAHQSEHVLIASGIPVLYPSNVQEYLDYGLHGWAMSRHTGLWVAMKCVTDVVESSASVDVDPSRVQIVLPQDGVPPGGLNIRWPDSPLAQEARLLDHKWYAALAYVRANRLNRVVLDSPHAHFGIMTAGKAYLDVRQALNDLGLDEAACAQAGIRVLKVGCIWPLDAQDAREFATGLKEILVVEEKRQILEYALKEELYNWRDDVRPRVYGKFDERENGGGEWSTPRGGWLLPARYELSPALIARAIAARLEKADLSQALRARIAARLAVIDAKEREANRPTLVEERKPWFCSGCPHNTSTRVPEGSRAVAGIGCHYMAMWMDRDTDTFSQMGGEGVAWLGQKDFTAERHIFANLGDGTYFHSGLLAIRAAVAARARITYKILYNDAVAMTGGQPVDGVLTVPRIAAQMLAEGVVKTVVVTDEPDKYTGALALPAGVDVHHRKALDDVQRALREIEGATVLIYDQTCATEKRRRRKRGEYPDPPRRAFINEAVCEGCGDCSVQSNCLSVEPLDTPMGTKRRINQSSCNKDFSCVEGFCPSFVTAEGAVPRKPGKGGGAPALPEAPLPERADIAPGAAYRVVVAGVGGTGVVTIGALLGAAAHIEGKGVTVLDMAGLAQKGGAVLSHVQLANRPQDLHATRVALGEADLVIGCDALVSASPEVLSRLRPEHGRAVVNSSAAPTATFLSQPAWRFPGAQAQDALTQSTGGNCNFLEAGPLAEALLGDSIYANPLLLGYAWQKGGLPLSLASLRRAIEINGVSVDKNLAAFELGRQAAHRGVQALRPAAAERVVSLPESLDALVKRLASHVQAYQDEAYARRFLAAVDAVRARESALGDKRGDVTRAVARNLAKLMTYKDEYEVARLHADPAFKDRLRAQFEGEPGRDYQVRYYLAPPAFARRDARGRLQKRAYGSWMEWAFRALAPMKRLRGTWLDVFGRTAERRMERQLAADYFALAEEFARTLDAANRDAALELANVPDAIRGYGHVKEKSVEAARVRQAALWERYRGAAPAQRAA, from the coding sequence ATGAACGCCCCTTTACCCCCCGGCGTGGCCGATACCCATGGCCTGTCGCTGGACGACAAATACGCGCAGCCCACCGGCCGCGTCTACCTCAGCGGCACGCAGGCGCTGGTGCGCCTGCCCCTCATGCAGAAGCAGCGCGATGTGCAGGCGGGCCTGAACACGGCGGGCTATGTCTCGGGGTACCGGGGATCGCCGCTGGGGGGGCTGGACCAGGCGCTCTGGAAGGCCAAGGGCCATCTCAAGGCCAACGACGTGGTGTTCCAGCCCGGCCTGAACGAAGACCTGGCGGCCACGGCGGTCTGGGGCTCGCAGCAGCTCAATCTGTTTCCCGGCGCGCAGCGCGACGGCGTCTTCGGCATGTGGTACGGCAAGGGGCCCGGGGTGGACCGGTCGGTCGATGTGCTCAAGCACGCCAACTCGGCGGGCTCGTCCGCGCATGGCGGGGTGCTGATGCTGGCGGGCGACGACCATGCCGCGAAGTCGTCGTCGGTGGCGCACCAGTCGGAACACGTGCTGATCGCCAGCGGCATTCCGGTGCTGTACCCGTCCAACGTGCAGGAATACCTGGACTACGGCCTGCACGGCTGGGCCATGAGCCGCCACACGGGGCTGTGGGTGGCGATGAAATGCGTGACGGATGTCGTGGAATCCAGCGCCTCGGTGGACGTGGACCCATCGCGCGTGCAAATCGTGCTGCCCCAGGACGGCGTGCCGCCGGGCGGGCTGAACATCCGCTGGCCCGATTCGCCGCTGGCGCAGGAAGCTCGGCTGCTGGACCACAAGTGGTACGCGGCGCTGGCCTACGTGCGGGCCAACCGGCTGAACCGGGTCGTGCTGGACTCGCCGCATGCGCACTTTGGCATCATGACCGCGGGCAAGGCCTATCTGGACGTGCGCCAGGCGCTCAACGACCTGGGCCTGGATGAAGCGGCCTGTGCGCAGGCCGGCATCCGCGTGCTGAAGGTGGGCTGCATCTGGCCGCTGGACGCGCAGGACGCGCGCGAATTCGCGACCGGACTGAAAGAAATCCTGGTCGTCGAGGAAAAGCGCCAGATCCTGGAATACGCGCTCAAGGAAGAGCTCTACAACTGGCGCGACGATGTGCGCCCGCGCGTGTACGGCAAGTTCGACGAACGCGAGAACGGCGGCGGCGAATGGTCCACGCCGCGCGGCGGGTGGCTGCTGCCCGCGCGCTATGAACTGTCGCCCGCGCTGATCGCCCGCGCCATCGCCGCGCGCCTGGAGAAGGCCGACCTTTCGCAGGCCCTGCGCGCCCGCATCGCGGCCCGCCTGGCCGTGATCGACGCCAAGGAGCGCGAGGCCAACCGTCCCACGCTGGTGGAAGAGCGCAAGCCCTGGTTCTGTTCCGGCTGTCCGCACAATACGTCCACCCGCGTGCCCGAGGGCTCGCGCGCGGTGGCGGGCATCGGCTGCCATTACATGGCGATGTGGATGGACCGCGACACCGACACCTTCAGCCAGATGGGCGGGGAGGGCGTGGCGTGGCTGGGCCAGAAGGACTTCACCGCCGAGCGCCACATCTTCGCCAACCTGGGCGACGGCACGTATTTCCATTCGGGCCTGCTGGCCATCCGCGCGGCGGTCGCCGCGCGCGCCCGCATCACCTACAAGATTCTTTACAACGACGCCGTCGCCATGACCGGCGGGCAACCCGTGGACGGCGTGCTGACCGTGCCCCGGATCGCCGCGCAGATGCTGGCCGAAGGCGTGGTCAAGACCGTGGTCGTGACCGACGAGCCGGACAAGTACACGGGCGCGCTGGCCTTGCCGGCCGGGGTGGACGTCCACCATCGCAAGGCGCTGGACGACGTGCAGCGCGCACTGCGCGAGATCGAGGGCGCCACGGTGCTCATCTACGACCAGACCTGCGCCACCGAGAAGCGCCGCCGCCGCAAGCGCGGCGAGTATCCCGATCCGCCCCGGCGCGCCTTCATCAACGAGGCGGTCTGCGAAGGCTGCGGCGATTGCTCGGTGCAGTCGAACTGCCTGTCCGTCGAACCGCTGGACACGCCGATGGGGACCAAGCGGCGCATCAACCAGTCGTCCTGCAACAAGGATTTCTCCTGCGTGGAGGGCTTCTGCCCCAGCTTCGTGACGGCCGAGGGCGCGGTCCCGCGCAAGCCCGGCAAGGGCGGCGGCGCACCCGCGCTGCCCGAGGCGCCCCTGCCCGAGCGCGCGGACATCGCGCCGGGCGCGGCCTACCGCGTGGTGGTCGCCGGCGTGGGCGGCACGGGCGTGGTGACGATCGGCGCGCTGCTGGGCGCGGCCGCGCACATCGAAGGCAAGGGCGTGACGGTGCTGGACATGGCGGGGCTGGCGCAGAAGGGCGGTGCGGTGCTGTCCCACGTGCAGCTCGCCAACCGGCCGCAGGACCTGCACGCCACCCGCGTGGCGCTGGGCGAGGCCGACCTGGTCATCGGCTGCGACGCCCTGGTGTCGGCGTCGCCCGAAGTGCTGTCGCGCCTGCGGCCCGAGCATGGCCGCGCCGTGGTAAACAGCAGCGCCGCGCCGACGGCCACGTTCCTGTCGCAGCCGGCCTGGCGCTTTCCCGGCGCGCAGGCGCAGGACGCGCTGACGCAGAGCACGGGCGGCAACTGCAACTTCCTGGAGGCCGGCCCGCTGGCCGAGGCGCTGCTGGGCGACAGCATCTACGCCAACCCGCTGCTGCTGGGCTATGCCTGGCAGAAGGGCGGCCTGCCGCTGTCGCTCGCCAGCTTGCGCCGCGCGATCGAGATCAACGGCGTGTCGGTGGACAAGAACCTGGCCGCGTTCGAGCTGGGCCGGCAGGCGGCGCATCGCGGCGTGCAGGCCCTGCGTCCCGCGGCGGCGGAGCGCGTGGTGAGCCTGCCGGAGTCCCTGGATGCCCTGGTCAAGCGGCTCGCGTCGCACGTGCAGGCATACCAGGACGAGGCCTATGCGCGGCGTTTCCTCGCCGCCGTGGACGCGGTGCGCGCGCGTGAATCCGCGCTCGGGGACAAGCGCGGCGACGTCACCCGCGCCGTCGCGCGCAACCTCGCCAAGCTCATGACCTACAAGGACGAATACGAGGTGGCGCGGCTGCACGCCGATCCCGCGTTCAAGGACCGGCTGCGTGCGCAGTTCGAGGGCGAACCGGGCCGCGATTACCAGGTGCGCTATTACCTGGCGCCGCCTGCGTTCGCGCGCCGCGACGCGCGGGGACGCCTGCAGAAGCGCGCGTACGGATCGTGGATGGAATGGGCGTTTCGCGCGCTGGCGCCCATGAAGCGCCTGCGCGGCACCTGGCTGGATGTGTTCGGCCGGACGGCCGAGCGGCGCATGGAGCGCCAGCTCGCGGCCGACTACTTCGCGCTGGCCGAGGAGTTCGCCCGCACGCTGGACGCCGCCAACCGCGACGCGGCGCTGGAACTGGCCAACGTGCCGGACGCGATCCGCGGGTATGGGCACGTCAAGGAGAAAAGCGTGGAAGCGGCGCGCGTGCGCCAGGCCGCCCTGTGGGAGCGGTATCGCGGGGCCGCGCCGGCGCAACGGGCGGCCTGA
- a CDS encoding LysR family transcriptional regulator — translation MANDVTLRQLRYFAAAARTGRFSMAAADEHVSQSAVTNAVLALESQLGVRLFDRHPHGVTLTPEGHNFHQRARDVLDALDDALREPGFQRYALRGSVRIAASYTVLGYFLPDLLARFRRRYPDVVLDLVDLDRPEIENAVASGDVELGVALLSNVDRRERFGHQVLVRSRRQLWAASGHPLTQAAAPSLADIARYPYILLEMDEGERSTLSYWKTHGLQPDIAFRTRSMEALRGLVAHGFGITMLSDMVYRPWSLEGRKIEAVPITDAVPPMEAGLLWHPRAAMAKPAEAFRQFMIYACGV, via the coding sequence ATGGCCAATGACGTCACCCTCCGGCAACTGCGCTACTTCGCCGCCGCGGCCCGGACCGGGCGGTTTTCCATGGCGGCGGCCGACGAGCACGTGTCGCAGTCGGCGGTCACCAATGCGGTGCTGGCGCTGGAATCGCAGCTCGGCGTGCGCCTCTTCGACCGCCACCCGCACGGGGTCACGCTGACGCCCGAGGGCCACAACTTCCACCAGCGCGCGCGCGACGTGCTGGACGCGCTGGACGATGCCCTGCGCGAACCGGGCTTCCAGCGCTATGCGCTGCGCGGCTCGGTGCGGATCGCGGCGTCCTATACCGTGCTGGGGTACTTCCTGCCCGATCTGCTGGCGCGCTTTCGGCGGCGCTATCCGGACGTCGTGCTCGATCTGGTGGACCTGGACCGGCCGGAGATCGAAAACGCCGTGGCCAGCGGCGACGTGGAGCTGGGCGTCGCGCTGCTGTCCAACGTGGACCGGCGCGAGCGCTTCGGCCATCAGGTGCTGGTCCGCTCCCGCCGCCAGCTCTGGGCGGCATCCGGCCATCCGCTGACCCAGGCCGCGGCGCCGTCCCTCGCCGACATCGCGCGCTATCCGTACATCCTGCTCGAAATGGACGAGGGCGAGCGGTCCACCCTCTCCTACTGGAAGACGCACGGCCTGCAACCCGACATCGCGTTCCGCACGCGCTCGATGGAAGCGTTGCGCGGGCTGGTCGCGCACGGCTTTGGCATCACGATGCTGTCGGACATGGTCTACCGCCCCTGGTCGCTCGAAGGGCGCAAGATCGAGGCCGTGCCCATCACCGACGCCGTGCCGCCCATGGAGGCCGGCCTGCTGTGGCACCCGCGCGCGGCCATGGCCAAGCCGGCCGAAGCCTTCCGGCAGTTCATGATCTACGCCTGCGGCGTGTGA
- a CDS encoding TagK domain-containing protein: MNQTAAAEPAPVAWGIWMSAHAGHPIPGMRVHSLHEQPLCLRAASGALVPHRAAEADGTEHSVFGVGEDRRAWIQNACATLSCRVNGAEMRPGERWPLSDRDDITIGLTRLSVVQADSPLQWEAWDGCRPGDALDDQAALLALRALNDTDTHAVPFLPEDRRHSRRGADPDGLPQDASDPLASLATEFDQAIQGTHQGLRALHSPAPGLPGSTLPPPPDPFEAPAAAPATRMLLEGLLPEATDIDSILADMNAFDESQLFAPPPAQDVLRLLADQAGASAPSRTIASLARREHHDLSIDSHFQQDLSESAQ; this comes from the coding sequence ATGAATCAAACCGCCGCCGCCGAACCCGCGCCCGTCGCCTGGGGAATCTGGATGTCCGCCCACGCCGGCCACCCGATCCCGGGCATGCGCGTGCACTCCCTGCACGAGCAGCCCCTGTGCCTGCGCGCGGCGTCTGGCGCCCTCGTCCCCCATCGGGCCGCTGAAGCCGACGGCACCGAGCACTCGGTATTCGGCGTGGGCGAGGACCGCCGCGCCTGGATCCAGAACGCCTGCGCCACGCTGTCCTGCCGCGTGAACGGCGCCGAAATGCGCCCCGGCGAACGCTGGCCCCTGTCCGACCGCGACGACATCACCATCGGCCTGACCCGGCTGTCGGTGGTGCAGGCCGATTCGCCCCTGCAATGGGAAGCCTGGGACGGCTGCCGGCCGGGCGACGCCCTGGACGACCAGGCCGCGCTGCTCGCCCTGCGCGCCCTGAACGACACGGACACGCACGCCGTGCCCTTTTTGCCCGAGGACCGGCGGCACAGCCGCCGCGGGGCCGACCCGGATGGGCTGCCGCAGGACGCCAGCGATCCCCTGGCATCGCTCGCCACGGAATTCGACCAGGCCATCCAGGGCACGCACCAGGGCCTGCGCGCCTTGCACAGCCCCGCGCCCGGCCTGCCCGGCAGCACCCTGCCCCCGCCGCCCGATCCCTTCGAGGCCCCCGCCGCCGCCCCCGCCACGCGCATGCTGCTGGAGGGCCTGCTGCCCGAGGCCACCGACATCGACAGCATCCTCGCCGACATGAATGCCTTCGACGAATCCCAGTTGTTCGCGCCACCGCCCGCCCAGGACGTGCTGCGCCTGCTGGCGGACCAGGCGGGCGCCAGCGCGCCGTCCCGGACGATCGCCTCGCTGGCCCGCCGCGAACACCACGACCTGTCCATCGACAGCCATTTCCAGCAAGACCTCTCCGAATCCGCGCAATGA
- a CDS encoding type VI secretion system accessory protein TagJ, translating to MLKTAAPPADPRDSLRQLLRGRTLECAIGDATGNIQRQPADVDLRWVLFQLLCLKGDWVRALKQLQIWASLNSSHLRMAQMLRELLRAEAYRDEVMKGHKEPGWLDEPADWSRQLTQAIHALESGNPARADVLRRQALDVAPEVPGHANPGAGFAWITDTDTRFGPNCELMFSGGYRWIPFSLIARLSFPPVQGALDLIWRQCKITLRDQTELSAYMPTRYPLLRDQTDAQKLATVTTWADRSDTTVTGAGQRTWLTDTGEIAMLSVLSMHFEGQSVECA from the coding sequence ATGTTGAAAACCGCCGCCCCCCCTGCCGATCCCCGCGATTCGCTGCGCCAGTTGCTGCGCGGCCGCACGCTGGAGTGCGCCATTGGCGACGCCACGGGCAACATCCAGCGCCAGCCGGCCGACGTCGACCTGCGCTGGGTGCTGTTCCAGCTGCTCTGCCTCAAGGGCGACTGGGTGCGCGCCCTCAAGCAGCTTCAGATCTGGGCCAGCCTGAACAGCAGCCATCTGCGCATGGCCCAGATGCTGCGCGAGCTGCTGCGCGCGGAAGCCTACCGCGACGAAGTCATGAAAGGCCACAAGGAACCCGGATGGCTGGATGAGCCCGCCGACTGGTCCAGGCAGCTCACGCAGGCCATCCACGCCCTGGAATCCGGCAATCCCGCCCGCGCGGACGTGTTGCGGCGCCAGGCCCTGGACGTCGCGCCGGAAGTCCCCGGACACGCCAACCCCGGGGCCGGTTTCGCCTGGATCACCGACACCGACACCCGCTTCGGACCGAACTGCGAACTGATGTTCTCCGGCGGCTACCGCTGGATTCCCTTCTCCCTGATCGCCCGGCTGTCCTTTCCGCCGGTGCAGGGCGCGCTCGACCTGATCTGGCGCCAATGCAAGATCACCCTGCGCGACCAGACCGAGCTCAGCGCCTACATGCCGACCCGCTATCCGCTGCTGCGCGACCAGACCGACGCGCAGAAGCTCGCCACGGTCACCACCTGGGCCGACCGAAGCGACACCACGGTCACCGGCGCCGGCCAACGCACCTGGCTGACCGATACCGGCGAGATCGCCATGCTCAGCGTGCTCAGCATGCACTTCGAGGGGCAGTCCGTTGAATGCGCGTGA
- the tssE gene encoding type VI secretion system baseplate subunit TssE, with amino-acid sequence MNAREAFPKVRYLPSLFDRLRDHDPRSPHERPDAYAPDAAAMQRLIQRDLALLLNTSNLGAALDAARHPQAARSAVNYGLPPLSGSLRAQHNASSIEKLVRETIVAFEPRLIPETLSVRVLPPAQPGSYNVIHLEIKALMHWSPYPLEFLVQTRYDLESSHASVDGRSGF; translated from the coding sequence TTGAATGCGCGTGAAGCCTTTCCCAAGGTCCGCTACCTGCCCTCGCTGTTCGACCGGCTCCGCGACCACGATCCCCGTTCGCCCCATGAACGGCCGGACGCGTATGCGCCCGATGCGGCGGCCATGCAGCGCCTCATCCAGCGCGACCTGGCCCTGTTGCTGAACACCAGCAACCTGGGCGCGGCGCTGGACGCGGCGCGCCACCCGCAGGCCGCCCGCTCGGCGGTGAACTACGGCCTGCCGCCGCTATCGGGCAGCCTGCGGGCGCAGCACAACGCGTCCAGCATCGAAAAGCTGGTGCGCGAAACCATCGTGGCCTTCGAGCCTCGCCTCATCCCCGAAACCCTGTCGGTGCGCGTCCTGCCCCCGGCGCAGCCGGGCTCCTACAACGTCATCCACCTCGAAATCAAAGCCTTGATGCACTGGTCGCCCTACCCGCTGGAGTTCCTGGTCCAAACCCGGTACGACCTCGAGTCCTCGCATGCGTCGGTCGACGGCCGGAGCGGGTTCTGA
- the tssF gene encoding type VI secretion system baseplate subunit TssF, with the protein MDPRLLDYYNSELTYLRELAGEFAAAHPKVARRLGMQGVEVADPYVERMIEAFCFMAARVQLKLDAEFPRFTQRLLEVVYPNYVAPTPSMSVARLHPATREGDFSRGVRVPRHSVFRSGITPGEQTACEFRSSQDVVLWPIEIASASLTIVPPDLPDMRRHLATGQNLQGALRIRLRTTGDVKFSQLRGLDELCFYITGDERITSHLFELIHVGCVAAVVRGADDDRGGHVITRGAVTHAGLTAAQAQLPTTWNGFHGNNLIQEYFAFRQRFYFFNATQLARGLASADGQEAEIILLLDRLPQALSTHVNASRFALFCTPIVNLFEKRTDRVEVDRAKTELHLVPDRSRPLDYEVFSVQRVVGQQAKSASEVVFNPLYHTLHSDLGNNGRYFSVNRERRVLSDNARKYGTRTLYVGTEVYLSLVDQYEAPYGADIRYLSVDALVTNRDLPRLIPVDGHNDLSMRESIPIERVSLLHPPSIPREPYAQGEAAWRLIRQLSFNYIPLADLNESDGGQALRNMLRLFLHAGETDLSNQIDALVGSRITRVTRRLPRHALMVYGRGIHCDLTVDETGFSGVSPYLFGLILEQYIARHVSINVFTETSLRSIQRGDVARWAPRPGGRSVV; encoded by the coding sequence ATGGATCCCCGGCTGCTCGACTACTACAACAGCGAACTGACCTACCTGCGCGAACTCGCCGGCGAATTCGCCGCGGCCCACCCGAAGGTCGCCCGCCGGCTCGGCATGCAGGGCGTGGAGGTCGCCGACCCCTACGTCGAACGCATGATCGAGGCGTTCTGCTTCATGGCGGCGCGCGTGCAGCTCAAGCTGGACGCGGAATTTCCGCGCTTCACGCAGCGGCTGCTCGAAGTCGTCTACCCCAATTACGTGGCGCCCACGCCATCGATGAGCGTGGCGCGGCTGCACCCCGCCACCCGCGAGGGCGACTTCAGCCGCGGCGTGCGCGTGCCCCGGCACAGCGTCTTTCGCTCGGGCATCACCCCCGGCGAGCAGACCGCGTGCGAATTCCGCAGCAGCCAGGACGTGGTGCTCTGGCCGATCGAGATCGCCAGCGCCTCGCTGACCATCGTGCCGCCGGACCTTCCCGACATGCGCCGCCACCTGGCCACCGGCCAGAACCTGCAGGGCGCGCTGCGCATCCGCCTGCGCACCACCGGCGACGTCAAGTTCTCGCAGTTGCGCGGCCTGGACGAACTGTGCTTCTACATCACCGGCGACGAACGCATCACCTCGCATCTCTTTGAACTCATCCACGTCGGCTGCGTGGCCGCGGTGGTGCGCGGGGCCGACGACGATCGCGGCGGCCACGTCATCACGCGGGGCGCCGTCACCCATGCGGGCCTGACCGCCGCGCAAGCCCAGCTGCCCACCACCTGGAACGGCTTTCACGGCAACAACCTGATCCAGGAGTACTTCGCCTTCCGCCAGCGCTTCTACTTCTTCAATGCGACGCAACTGGCGCGCGGCCTGGCATCCGCCGACGGCCAGGAAGCCGAGATCATCCTGCTCCTGGACCGGCTGCCGCAGGCCCTGTCCACGCACGTCAACGCCTCCCGCTTCGCGCTGTTCTGCACGCCCATCGTCAATCTCTTCGAAAAGCGCACGGACCGCGTCGAAGTCGACCGCGCCAAGACCGAACTCCACCTCGTGCCCGACCGCAGCCGCCCGCTGGACTACGAAGTGTTCTCGGTCCAGCGCGTGGTCGGCCAGCAGGCCAAGAGCGCCAGCGAGGTGGTCTTCAATCCGCTTTATCACACGCTGCACAGCGACCTTGGCAACAACGGCCGCTACTTCTCCGTCAACCGCGAGCGCCGCGTCCTGTCCGACAACGCCCGCAAGTACGGGACGCGCACGCTGTATGTGGGCACCGAGGTGTACCTGTCCCTGGTGGACCAGTACGAAGCGCCCTATGGCGCAGACATCCGCTACCTGTCCGTCGACGCGCTGGTGACCAACCGCGACCTGCCCCGGCTCATCCCGGTCGACGGCCACAACGACCTCTCCATGCGGGAATCGATTCCCATCGAACGCGTGTCGCTGCTGCACCCGCCCAGCATCCCGCGCGAACCCTACGCGCAGGGCGAAGCCGCCTGGCGGCTGATCCGCCAGCTGAGCTTCAACTACATCCCGCTGGCGGACCTGAACGAAAGCGACGGCGGGCAGGCCCTGCGCAACATGCTGCGCCTGTTCCTGCACGCCGGCGAGACCGATCTTTCCAACCAGATCGATGCCCTGGTGGGCTCGCGCATCACCCGCGTGACGCGCCGCCTGCCGCGCCACGCGCTGATGGTCTACGGCCGGGGCATCCATTGCGACCTCACCGTGGACGAGACCGGCTTCTCCGGCGTCAGCCCCTACCTGTTCGGCCTGATCCTCGAGCAGTACATCGCGCGCCACGTCTCGATCAACGTGTTCACCGAAACCTCGTTGCGCTCGATCCAGCGCGGCGACGTGGCCCGATGGGCGCCCCGCCCGGGCGGGCGCAGCGTGGTCTAG
- the tssG gene encoding type VI secretion system baseplate subunit TssG produces the protein MEPLPHPAPPAPALREWFDPAQPWKTSFLGLMRALAAQMSDAPVPGAALLPSEESHRIGQRASLVFAPSEVAAVEHDGARIHVQLHSLGMWGPQGPMPLHMSEQAYTRVESHHDRTLTDFADLFHHRALSLFYRAWAAGQSTASLDRPAEERFTFYIGSLIGDDPRDSAALHPATHARYAAASHLVREARNPEGLARALSFYFGVDVEVEEFMPNWIGLDVGGRGILGVPSPAAILGGQATLGHSIPDCQHRFRLVMGPLTLEQYLRLTPHGDDLPTLVDWVRTFVGYEFDWELQLLIKPRAAPCARARADHRLGYSTWLGEAPTDAPVTGMVFEPEHYRDPKAP, from the coding sequence ATGGAACCGCTTCCCCACCCCGCCCCGCCGGCGCCCGCGCTGCGCGAATGGTTCGACCCGGCACAGCCGTGGAAGACCAGCTTTCTCGGGCTGATGCGCGCGCTGGCCGCGCAGATGTCCGACGCGCCGGTCCCCGGCGCCGCCCTGCTGCCCAGCGAGGAATCGCACCGGATCGGGCAGCGCGCCAGCCTGGTGTTCGCCCCCAGCGAAGTCGCCGCGGTCGAGCACGACGGCGCCCGCATCCACGTGCAGTTGCACAGCCTGGGCATGTGGGGGCCGCAGGGGCCGATGCCGCTGCACATGTCCGAGCAGGCGTACACGCGCGTCGAAAGCCACCACGACCGCACGCTGACCGACTTCGCGGACCTGTTCCATCATCGCGCCCTGTCGCTCTTTTACCGCGCGTGGGCGGCGGGGCAATCGACCGCTTCGCTGGACCGCCCGGCCGAAGAGCGGTTCACGTTCTACATCGGCAGCCTGATCGGGGACGATCCCCGCGACAGCGCCGCGCTGCACCCCGCCACCCATGCCCGCTACGCCGCGGCCTCGCATCTGGTGCGCGAGGCCCGCAATCCCGAGGGCCTCGCGCGCGCCTTGTCCTTCTATTTCGGCGTGGACGTCGAGGTCGAGGAATTCATGCCCAACTGGATTGGGCTGGACGTCGGCGGCCGCGGCATCCTGGGCGTGCCGTCGCCCGCCGCCATCCTGGGCGGGCAGGCCACGCTGGGGCACTCCATTCCCGACTGCCAGCACCGCTTCCGCCTGGTGATGGGACCGCTGACCCTGGAGCAATACCTGCGCCTGACGCCGCACGGCGACGACCTGCCCACGCTGGTGGACTGGGTGCGCACCTTTGTCGGCTACGAATTCGACTGGGAACTGCAACTGCTGATCAAGCCGCGGGCGGCGCCGTGCGCGCGCGCCCGGGCCGACCATCGCCTCGGGTACTCCACCTGGCTCGGCGAAGCGCCGACCGACGCGCCCGTGACCGGCATGGTGTTCGAGCCCGAGCACTACCGCGACCCCAAGGCCCCCTGA
- a CDS encoding ImpA family type VI secretion system protein has protein sequence MDTATPADLGPDSDLLQPLEGPLPCGPDLEYDPDFVVLHANVAPRGDAQYGDFVDAAPAINWADAERDCRALLARSKDLRLLIVLARCRVRQAGAAGLRAALALIDAMLRRYPGALNPVPLLDGDPDPLIVSNVLAALADPDGLAADVRDIGLPKSMGTPLKVRDIERALARTRAKDALSPEAATRLVSDLHDRRDPVVTALSKAFAALGRIQDWAAQHLDGARPDLGVLVQLLQPFHAPTAAPPVQTGPAAAPAPSEPSAPGGAPPAAALPLDPAAPAPALFGAAVTRWDMLETLRSARQWFEFHEPSSPVSVLLKQAERMVGRRYAELHRMVPAELLEQWDAPQD, from the coding sequence ATGGACACCGCCACGCCCGCCGACCTCGGCCCCGATTCCGACCTCCTGCAACCGCTGGAAGGCCCGTTGCCCTGCGGCCCGGACCTCGAATACGACCCCGACTTCGTGGTCCTGCACGCCAACGTCGCACCACGCGGCGACGCGCAGTACGGCGACTTCGTCGACGCCGCGCCCGCCATCAACTGGGCGGACGCCGAACGCGACTGCCGCGCCCTGCTGGCGCGCAGCAAGGACCTGCGCCTGCTGATCGTCCTGGCGCGCTGCCGCGTGCGGCAGGCCGGCGCGGCGGGACTGCGCGCGGCGCTTGCGCTGATCGACGCCATGCTGCGCCGCTATCCCGGCGCGCTCAATCCTGTTCCCCTGCTCGATGGCGACCCTGATCCGCTCATCGTTTCCAACGTCCTGGCCGCGCTGGCGGACCCGGACGGCCTGGCGGCGGACGTGCGCGACATCGGCCTGCCCAAGAGCATGGGCACGCCGCTGAAGGTCCGCGACATCGAACGCGCGCTGGCCCGAACCCGCGCCAAGGATGCGCTCTCGCCGGAGGCCGCGACGCGGCTCGTGTCCGACCTGCACGACCGGCGCGACCCCGTGGTCACGGCCCTGTCGAAGGCCTTTGCCGCGCTCGGCCGCATCCAGGACTGGGCCGCGCAGCACCTGGACGGCGCCCGGCCGGACCTGGGCGTGCTGGTCCAACTGCTGCAGCCCTTCCACGCGCCGACGGCCGCGCCGCCGGTGCAGACCGGGCCGGCCGCGGCCCCGGCGCCGTCCGAACCGTCCGCGCCCGGCGGCGCGCCGCCCGCCGCCGCGCTGCCCTTGGACCCGGCCGCGCCGGCCCCGGCGCTCTTCGGCGCGGCCGTCACCCGCTGGGACATGCTTGAAACGCTGCGCAGCGCCCGCCAGTGGTTTGAGTTCCACGAACCCAGCAGCCCGGTCAGCGTGTTGCTCAAGCAGGCCGAACGCATGGTCGGACGGCGCTATGCCGAGCTGCATCGCATGGTTCCGGCCGAGCTGCTGGAGCAATGGGACGCCCCGCAGGATTGA